In a genomic window of Narcine bancroftii isolate sNarBan1 chromosome 7, sNarBan1.hap1, whole genome shotgun sequence:
- the rgcc gene encoding regulator of cell cycle RGCC: MKSHKGRNSARWRPKDEDLSAVLCEFDAVIEDFTSPFNKRHFRYDEHLRCMKRRSSLNASDCTASDSDSSDLFRRNSFGNEKPESPTVSSSKAKLGDTKELEDYIADLNRTLESM, translated from the exons ATGAAGTCTCACAAAGGCAGGAATTCAGCCAGAT GGCGGCCGAAGGATGAAGATCTAAGCGCTGTGCTGTGCGAATTTGACGCGGTGATTGAAGATTTCACCTCGCCATTCAACAAGAGACACTTCCGATACGACGAACACTTGAGGTGCATGAAGAGGAGGAGCAGCTTGAACGCCAGCGACTGCACTGCGAGTGATTCGGACA GTTCGGATTTGTTTCGGAGAAACAGCTTCGGCAACGAGAAACCCGAGAGTCCCACCGTTTCTTCTTCCAAAG CAAAACTTGGAGATACAAAGGAACTGGAAGACTACATTGCAGATTTGAACAGAACATTAGAAA GTATGTGA